A stretch of Aedes aegypti strain LVP_AGWG chromosome 2, AaegL5.0 Primary Assembly, whole genome shotgun sequence DNA encodes these proteins:
- the LOC5567343 gene encoding histidine protein methyltransferase 1 homolog: MFKFSFNLPDESAETKEPEKPTETKTAEYECEEVLLSEDLQKGVTINPDHLHVFPATVDILVEYLNCVSLPKEELGLDILSAEMDHSDLIPGRYEGGLKVWECTFDLGELMAENDEYKKLFEKASVLDLGCGSGILGILAVKLGASKVVFQDYNREVLEKVTVKNYSCNCRGTDAESGEESSSSDAEVQFFSGDWSSFVDKVEDQYDVILTSETIYSPSNYAKLIDLFKKKLKPSGVILLAAKTYYFGVGGNLRLFEKALETDGYFSSETIWECESGVKREILKIKSKP, from the exons ATGTTCAAATTCTCTTTCAATCTACCGGATGAATCTGCAGAGACGAAGGAACCGGAGAAGC CGACTGAAACGAAAACCGCCGAATATGAGTGTGAAGAGGTTCTACTCAGCGAAGATCTGCAGAAGGGCGTCACCATCAATCCCGACCACTTGCATGTCTTCCCGGCCACTGTAGACATCCTGGTGGAGTATCTGAATTGCGTATCCTTACCAAAAGAGGAACTCGGCCTGGACATCCTGTCCGCCGAGATGGACCATTCCGACTTGATACCGGGCCGGTACGAAGGAGGCCTTAAGGTGTGGGAGTGCACCTTTGATCTGGGCGAACTGATGGCCGAAAATGACGAATACAAGAAGTTGTTCGAAAAGGCGTCAGTTCTGGACTTGGGATGCGGTTCTGGGATTCTCGGGATCTTGGCTGTGAAATTGGGAGCATCGAAGGTGGTTTTCCAGGATTAT AACCGAGAAGTCCTGGAGAAAGTAACCGTAAAAAACTACTCGTGCAACTGTCGTGGAACGGATGCGGAGTCTGGCGAGGAATCCTCTTCGTCGGATGCAGAGGTGCAATTCTTCTCCGGCGATTGGTCCAGCTTTGTCGACAAAGTTGAGGATCAGTATGATGTGATACTGACCTCGGAAACCATCTACAGCCCGTCGAACTATGCGAAACTGATCGATCTATTCAAAAAGAAGCTTAAGCCCAGTGGCGTTAT TTTGCTAGCAGCGAAAACGTACTATTTTGGCGTGGGTGGCAATTTGAGACTGTTTGAAAAGGCGCTGGAAACAGATGGTTACTTTTCGTCGGAAACAATCTGGGAGTGTGAAAGTGGCGTCAAACGGGAGATATTGAAAATAAAGTCGAAACCGTAA